From one Treponema denticola genomic stretch:
- a CDS encoding NAD(P) transhydrogenase subunit alpha, with amino-acid sequence MSLELILVLVFVVTTLIGYKLIKNVPSLLHTPLMSGMNALSGITILATMTATAAAITTGSKVFGCIGIICATINVVAGFGLTDRMLKMFKTGNESKEGTK; translated from the coding sequence ATGAGTTTGGAATTGATACTGGTTCTTGTCTTTGTTGTAACGACCCTTATAGGCTACAAACTGATCAAGAATGTACCAAGTCTTTTGCATACCCCTCTTATGTCGGGTATGAATGCCCTATCCGGCATTACCATCTTGGCTACAATGACCGCTACGGCCGCTGCAATTACAACAGGCAGCAAGGTTTTCGGCTGTATAGGCATCATTTGTGCAACAATAAACGTAGTTGCCGGCTTCGGTCTTACGGACAGAATGCTTAAAATGTTTAAAACGGGCAATGAGTCCAAAGAGGGTACAAAATGA
- a CDS encoding NAD(P)(+) transhydrogenase (Re/Si-specific) subunit beta yields the protein MTDTVYYIICGVLSIGVLLGINMMSKVKSAVKGNRLSAICMLAAVCVTLYKYQIFSAGMMWAGLAIGAAIGIYLTIKVEMITMPQTVALLNGLGGAASAVAALLTLAAVNSQAGIFAIVTGGIALAVGALTFSGSLIAAGKLHKLLPQKPTVLPAHQALTTISFLGMIAFIVLLPIKPELMIIISVAGLVISLLFGIFFAIRVGGADMPITISLLNSTSGVAASIAGMAIGDILLVSVGGIVGASGLLLTQIMCRAMNRSLASILFSKAAKPAQPAKPVQSASSSASAPKEASEAKPQQMGEAKPAQQELTATGHADKSQLPSWFSDAKEVIFIPGYGMALSQAQGLVKQLADKLESMGKNVRFAIHPVAGRMPGHMNVLLCEVDIPYDKLYEMEAINPDFDKTDLAIIIGASDVVNPAANTAEGTPIYGMPVLAAEKAKKLIICNFDLQPGYAGVPNPLYEPNPNTMMLLGDAKESINTMLDSLRTKGSTAGSASGGISGSTGAEASQEQAGTEAQIGHWFKEAKEIIVIPGYGMALSQAQGLVKQLADKLESMGKNVRFAIHPVAGRMPGHMNVLLCEVDIPYDKLYEMEAINPDFDKTDLAIIIGASDVVNPAANTAEGTPIYGMPVLAAEKAKKLIICNFDLQPGYAGVPNPLYEPNPNTMMLLGDAKDSLNKILENL from the coding sequence ATGACGGATACGGTTTATTATATTATTTGCGGAGTACTCAGCATTGGGGTTCTTTTAGGAATCAATATGATGAGTAAGGTTAAATCGGCAGTTAAGGGAAACCGTTTAAGTGCCATTTGTATGCTCGCAGCCGTATGCGTAACCCTGTATAAATATCAAATTTTTTCTGCAGGAATGATGTGGGCAGGGCTTGCCATAGGAGCGGCAATCGGTATTTACCTCACAATAAAGGTAGAAATGATTACCATGCCCCAAACGGTTGCCTTACTCAACGGTTTAGGCGGAGCAGCTTCGGCTGTTGCAGCCCTCTTAACTCTCGCAGCGGTTAATTCTCAAGCAGGAATCTTTGCTATCGTTACGGGAGGAATAGCCTTAGCAGTAGGAGCTTTAACCTTTTCAGGCAGCTTAATAGCCGCAGGAAAACTTCACAAGCTTCTCCCTCAAAAACCTACGGTTCTGCCTGCTCATCAGGCTTTGACCACAATCAGCTTTTTAGGAATGATAGCCTTCATCGTTCTTCTTCCTATTAAACCTGAACTAATGATAATCATTTCGGTTGCAGGGCTTGTAATAAGCCTTCTTTTCGGTATCTTCTTTGCTATACGCGTAGGCGGCGCGGACATGCCGATTACGATTTCTCTTTTAAACTCAACATCGGGTGTTGCAGCCTCAATTGCAGGTATGGCGATAGGAGATATTCTCTTGGTATCTGTTGGAGGTATAGTCGGAGCTTCGGGCCTCCTGCTTACCCAGATTATGTGCAGGGCAATGAATAGAAGCCTCGCTTCAATTCTTTTTAGCAAGGCGGCTAAACCGGCACAGCCTGCAAAGCCTGTACAGTCGGCAAGTTCTTCAGCATCTGCACCAAAAGAAGCGTCAGAAGCAAAACCTCAGCAAATGGGAGAAGCAAAACCAGCTCAACAGGAGCTTACGGCAACAGGACATGCCGATAAGTCGCAGCTCCCCTCATGGTTTAGCGATGCTAAAGAAGTAATTTTTATCCCCGGCTACGGCATGGCCCTTTCACAGGCACAAGGCTTGGTAAAACAGCTGGCAGATAAACTTGAATCTATGGGAAAAAATGTGCGTTTTGCAATTCACCCCGTCGCAGGAAGAATGCCGGGCCATATGAACGTACTTCTTTGCGAGGTCGATATTCCATACGACAAGCTCTACGAAATGGAAGCTATAAATCCGGACTTTGATAAGACGGATTTGGCCATAATCATCGGAGCAAGCGATGTCGTAAACCCCGCCGCAAACACGGCAGAAGGAACGCCCATATACGGAATGCCTGTCTTGGCTGCAGAAAAAGCTAAAAAGCTCATCATCTGCAACTTCGACCTACAGCCCGGCTATGCGGGAGTTCCCAACCCCTTGTACGAGCCTAATCCCAACACTATGATGCTCTTAGGTGATGCAAAGGAAAGCATAAACACCATGCTCGACTCCCTCAGAACTAAGGGAAGCACTGCAGGAAGTGCTTCAGGCGGAATATCCGGCAGCACAGGAGCGGAAGCAAGTCAAGAACAAGCCGGAACGGAAGCTCAAATAGGCCATTGGTTTAAAGAAGCAAAGGAAATCATCGTTATCCCCGGCTACGGCATGGCTCTTTCTCAGGCACAGGGCTTGGTAAAACAACTGGCAGATAAACTTGAATCTATGGGAAAAAATGTGCGTTTTGCCATTCACCCCGTCGCAGGAAGAATGCCCGGCCACATGAACGTACTCTTGTGCGAAGTTGACATTCCCTACGACAAGCTCTACGAAATGGAAGCTATAAATCCCGACTTCGATAAGACGGATTTGGCCATAATCATAGGAGCAAGCGATGTCGTAAACCCGGCCGCAAACACGGCAGAAGGCACGCCAATCTATGGAATGCCTGTCTTAGCCGCAGAAAAGGCTAAAAAGCTAATCATCTGTAACTTTGACTTACAGCCAGGCTATGCGGGAGTTCCAAATCCCTTGTACGAGCCTAATCCCAACACTATGATGCTCTTAGGCGATGCAAAGGATAGTTTAAACAAGATATTGGAAAATCTATAA
- a CDS encoding SPOR domain-containing protein, with protein MNKKVLFSLIFIISFSCIWAVWEGNGGIGSSTDFPAEGLFVRSDMFPKHTLLEITNLEKNVKARAVVIGPSGIPGLLASLSPELGEKLGVPRGKVIRIRVLTPSPVNEEGDDGKSISAAGPESQDLDNNPALFVASHSDLPSANVKKEEAEPVSENTGSDTILYDDLKSPIEDTPAETAEDIPVVEEVPDVDAIIDPVVEEPIEPIKPVSIEPVEEVKEPEPKVEPIKEVEEKPAEDSSLTYAPETVEPITETYMEPANENPPITVDPINEPAAKPEAAPSPVTEVSEPQGPEQPKEEIEDVEVVDPVVEPVDEAPVEEKKVETVASVTPKNETVADKKEEAPAPIEETPAPVEETPVEETPAEEPEDSGTYEETDSDIYTAAEEKPEEESAVPVNEIKPVSSKLEKGKTYVQIVIYDDKYNRNEVLKKYGKKYPMVVEERLVKNNTRYTIFVGPLKPDETGAVLERFKQLGFKDAFLKKGR; from the coding sequence ATGAACAAAAAAGTTTTATTTTCATTGATATTCATTATATCGTTTTCATGTATATGGGCGGTTTGGGAAGGAAACGGAGGCATCGGCTCTTCTACCGATTTTCCGGCTGAAGGCTTGTTTGTCAGAAGCGATATGTTTCCTAAACACACCCTTTTGGAAATAACAAACCTTGAAAAGAACGTTAAGGCAAGAGCCGTTGTTATAGGTCCGTCAGGAATTCCAGGTCTTCTGGCCAGCCTGTCACCCGAATTGGGAGAAAAGCTCGGAGTTCCGAGGGGAAAGGTTATCAGAATAAGAGTCCTTACGCCTAGTCCGGTAAATGAAGAAGGGGATGACGGTAAAAGCATTTCGGCCGCCGGCCCTGAATCTCAAGACTTAGATAACAACCCGGCCCTCTTTGTAGCATCTCATTCGGATTTACCGAGTGCAAATGTTAAAAAAGAAGAAGCCGAACCCGTATCCGAAAATACAGGCTCAGATACAATTCTCTACGATGATCTTAAAAGTCCTATTGAAGATACACCCGCGGAAACGGCTGAAGATATTCCTGTAGTAGAAGAAGTTCCTGATGTAGATGCTATAATTGATCCTGTAGTTGAAGAACCGATAGAACCAATAAAACCGGTATCTATAGAACCTGTGGAAGAGGTAAAGGAGCCTGAACCTAAAGTAGAACCGATTAAAGAGGTTGAAGAGAAACCTGCCGAAGATTCATCTTTGACGTATGCACCTGAAACCGTTGAACCCATAACTGAAACCTATATGGAGCCGGCAAATGAAAATCCCCCTATAACGGTGGATCCTATAAATGAACCTGCAGCAAAACCGGAAGCCGCCCCGTCTCCTGTAACCGAGGTATCGGAACCGCAAGGGCCCGAACAGCCTAAAGAAGAGATAGAAGACGTTGAAGTTGTAGATCCTGTAGTAGAACCTGTTGATGAAGCTCCGGTTGAAGAAAAAAAGGTTGAAACAGTTGCTTCCGTTACGCCCAAAAATGAGACTGTTGCAGATAAAAAAGAAGAGGCTCCTGCTCCTATTGAAGAAACACCGGCTCCTGTTGAGGAAACGCCGGTTGAAGAGACACCGGCCGAAGAACCCGAAGATTCAGGCACGTATGAAGAAACCGATTCGGATATATATACCGCAGCCGAAGAAAAGCCCGAAGAAGAATCCGCAGTTCCTGTAAATGAGATTAAGCCTGTTTCAAGCAAACTGGAAAAAGGCAAAACCTATGTTCAGATAGTAATCTATGACGATAAATACAATCGGAATGAGGTCTTAAAAAAATACGGGAAAAAATATCCTATGGTAGTGGAAGAAAGGCTTGTAAAAAACAACACAAGATATACCATATTTGTAGGACCTTTAAAGCCTGATGAAACCGGTGCTGTTCTTGAGCGCTTTAAGCAGCTGGGCTTTAAAGATGCCTTTTTAAAGAAGGGAAGATAA
- a CDS encoding ABC transporter substrate-binding protein — translation MKNKLFIIFGFLCMSTLLFAGGSKEGSTKQEKGREMYGYMVPESVPQRTAVGQIVVLQMLDILGVDIVARPSTKRDIGEKYKDKTEIGTPMRPDLEKLKEVNPDFYLASGAKGSPLEEQLKVLNIPAEFLQTTTYTDILNSMKYLGEVYNKQKEAAAYVKEVEDAIAKAKAANKNKKPLKVLVIAGFPNSMSIHTEGSFVGSLVKVLGAENIWTDNTIENTTVPMNLELVKAANPDVILITNHADKEATAKMYEKEFQSDLWQKIDAVKNKRYYSLDTRVFFVFGSPYVPEALETLGSYFYGSK, via the coding sequence ATGAAAAACAAATTATTTATTATTTTTGGTTTCCTTTGTATGAGTACCCTGCTGTTTGCAGGAGGAAGCAAGGAAGGCAGTACGAAACAGGAAAAAGGCCGTGAAATGTACGGCTACATGGTGCCGGAGTCCGTTCCGCAGAGGACTGCCGTAGGGCAGATTGTCGTATTACAGATGCTTGATATACTGGGTGTCGATATAGTTGCAAGACCGTCGACAAAGCGGGACATTGGTGAGAAGTATAAAGATAAAACGGAAATTGGTACACCGATGCGTCCTGATCTTGAAAAACTTAAAGAGGTAAATCCCGACTTCTATTTGGCAAGTGGCGCTAAAGGCTCTCCCCTTGAAGAACAGTTAAAGGTTTTAAACATTCCCGCAGAATTTTTGCAGACGACAACCTATACGGACATTTTAAATTCGATGAAGTACCTAGGAGAGGTGTACAACAAACAAAAAGAAGCCGCTGCTTATGTAAAAGAAGTCGAAGATGCGATTGCAAAAGCTAAAGCTGCCAATAAAAATAAAAAACCGCTTAAAGTTTTGGTTATTGCAGGCTTCCCCAATAGCATGAGCATACATACGGAGGGGTCTTTTGTAGGCAGTTTGGTAAAAGTCTTAGGCGCGGAAAATATATGGACTGATAATACTATCGAAAATACAACTGTTCCGATGAATTTGGAACTGGTAAAGGCTGCTAATCCGGATGTTATTTTGATTACCAATCATGCTGATAAGGAAGCTACTGCAAAAATGTATGAAAAAGAATTTCAAAGTGATTTATGGCAAAAGATTGATGCCGTTAAAAATAAGAGATATTATAGTTTGGATACCCGAGTATTTTTTGTCTTTGGTTCTCCCTATGTACCGGAAGCTCTGGAAACTTTGGGTTCTTATTTTTATGGAAGTAAATAA
- a CDS encoding FecCD family ABC transporter permease yields MKKASVFIILSLLLVLLFFSSVALGSLKFSFAQIWVALLGRGEQLVTDVIFGLRLPRVLVALIIGMNLASAGALMQAVMQNPLADPGIIGVSAGASVAGVILMLAIPQYAYLVPPAAFVGAMFAAFLIYILAWKDGFTPVRIILSGVAINALLGSLTGLISILYSDRLQGALMWLNGSLSGKTWRHFQVLIVYSIPALILALLCIRAANVLLLGDEKAKSLGVSVNRCRVFLSIIGAFLAGISTSTVGIIGFIGLVIPHIMRMLVGSDYKSLLPFSMFGGAVLLLGADTFARTIASPIELPVGIVMSIFGAPFFLYLLRSSGKRR; encoded by the coding sequence ATGAAAAAAGCAAGTGTTTTTATTATCTTGTCGCTATTACTTGTTTTGTTGTTTTTTTCATCTGTTGCATTAGGGTCGCTCAAATTTTCGTTTGCACAAATTTGGGTGGCTCTGCTCGGCAGAGGAGAACAGTTAGTTACTGATGTTATCTTCGGTTTGCGATTACCGCGGGTACTTGTTGCTCTTATTATCGGCATGAATCTCGCATCAGCCGGTGCCTTGATGCAGGCGGTTATGCAAAATCCCTTGGCGGATCCCGGTATTATCGGTGTTTCTGCCGGTGCCAGTGTTGCCGGAGTTATATTGATGCTTGCCATTCCTCAGTATGCATACTTGGTTCCGCCTGCAGCTTTTGTCGGGGCGATGTTTGCCGCTTTTTTAATATACATTTTGGCGTGGAAAGACGGGTTTACTCCCGTGCGGATTATTCTGTCGGGTGTTGCAATTAATGCTCTTTTGGGCAGCCTTACCGGTCTTATTTCTATTTTGTATAGCGATAGGCTTCAGGGTGCTTTGATGTGGCTTAACGGAAGCTTGTCCGGAAAAACATGGCGGCATTTTCAAGTGCTTATTGTATACAGTATTCCTGCCCTGATACTTGCTCTTCTTTGTATTAGGGCAGCGAATGTCTTATTGCTGGGAGATGAAAAAGCAAAAAGTCTTGGGGTAAGTGTCAACCGCTGCCGTGTATTTCTTTCGATTATCGGGGCTTTTTTGGCAGGGATATCGACTTCGACTGTCGGAATCATCGGTTTTATAGGTTTAGTTATCCCCCATATCATGAGGATGCTGGTCGGCTCGGATTATAAGAGCCTATTACCGTTTTCAATGTTCGGCGGAGCGGTTTTGCTACTCGGGGCGGATACTTTTGCTCGCACTATTGCTTCACCGATTGAATTGCCTGTAGGAATTGTAATGTCGATATTCGGAGCACCGTTTTTCCTATACCTACTGAGAAGTTCCGGTAAAAGGAGATAA
- a CDS encoding ABC transporter ATP-binding protein, with protein sequence MTAVSAKDISLRYDKKDVVKSFSADFTQGKIISIIGPNGSGKSTILRSFARLLNTACGQISLFDTDIATVSKKEFAKRLAILLQHNISPEDITVKNLIYFGRCPHKKWYQQFEKRDEDILQQVLIQTDLVDFAEKKVCMLSGGERQRVWLAMALAQQPQVLLLDEPTTYLDIGYQLELLDLVYDLNRNTNLSIIMVLHDLNQAAQYSDEIIVLKDGKLYKKGTPQEIFTSELIKQIYGIDCKVIYDEEEHFPIVLPKRKGKI encoded by the coding sequence ATGACAGCTGTTTCTGCAAAAGATATTTCGTTAAGATACGATAAAAAAGATGTAGTAAAAAGTTTTTCTGCGGATTTTACACAAGGAAAAATTATTTCGATAATAGGACCTAACGGCTCCGGAAAATCAACCATTTTACGCAGTTTTGCACGTCTTTTAAATACTGCATGCGGCCAAATATCCCTTTTCGATACCGATATCGCAACAGTATCAAAAAAGGAATTTGCAAAACGATTGGCAATTTTATTGCAGCACAATATCTCGCCTGAAGATATTACGGTAAAAAATCTGATATACTTCGGCAGATGTCCGCATAAAAAATGGTATCAGCAATTTGAAAAAAGAGATGAAGACATTTTACAACAAGTCCTTATCCAAACGGACTTAGTCGACTTTGCCGAAAAAAAAGTTTGCATGCTTTCAGGCGGCGAAAGACAGCGTGTCTGGCTTGCAATGGCATTAGCACAGCAGCCTCAGGTGCTACTGCTGGATGAGCCTACCACCTATTTGGATATAGGTTATCAGCTGGAACTTTTGGATCTTGTTTACGATTTAAATCGAAACACTAACCTTTCGATTATTATGGTATTGCACGATTTAAATCAGGCAGCACAATATAGCGATGAAATTATCGTATTAAAAGACGGCAAACTCTACAAAAAAGGGACACCGCAAGAAATTTTTACTTCAGAACTTATAAAACAAATTTACGGTATAGACTGTAAAGTTATTTATGACGAAGAGGAACATTTTCCGATCGTATTGCCTAAAAGAAAAGGCAAAATCTAA
- a CDS encoding flavodoxin family protein — MKILLTYSSKTGNTKAVAEAVLKTLPQGTDFFAVSEVKDLNNYDAVIVGFWIDKGLPNEEALNFMETIKNKKTGYFFTLGAYPDSPHAEDCHKSAKDLLTKNGNEVLAGFGCQGKIDPALTEMFKSLPKDHPHYMNEERRKRHEEAAKHPDKKDFENAKKAFENFGR, encoded by the coding sequence ATGAAAATTTTATTGACTTATTCAAGTAAAACTGGAAACACCAAGGCTGTAGCAGAAGCCGTATTAAAAACTCTTCCTCAGGGAACCGATTTTTTTGCAGTGAGCGAAGTTAAAGACTTAAACAATTATGATGCGGTCATTGTAGGTTTTTGGATCGATAAGGGCCTTCCAAATGAAGAAGCATTAAATTTTATGGAAACGATTAAAAACAAAAAAACGGGCTATTTCTTTACATTGGGAGCTTATCCCGATTCTCCCCATGCGGAAGATTGCCATAAAAGCGCAAAAGATCTTTTAACAAAAAACGGAAATGAAGTGCTTGCAGGATTCGGCTGTCAAGGAAAAATAGATCCGGCTCTTACCGAAATGTTTAAATCCTTACCTAAAGATCATCCGCACTACATGAATGAAGAAAGAAGAAAACGCCATGAAGAGGCGGCAAAACATCCTGATAAAAAAGATTTTGAAAATGCAAAAAAAGCATTTGAAAATTTCGGAAGATAA
- a CDS encoding coproporphyrinogen-III oxidase family protein produces MTAEDILNCSFKDRKKSHHDTGMGSMKYSKGMRSLEKALSEPNTQNGKKSIYIHVPYCKKICNFCSMRRTINPVPDDYAALVIRQIENYGKTEYVKTSNINSVYFGGGTPTTLPAKQLAEILKALQKNFNIAKDAEISMETTVSELDDEKLKILFENGLNRISAGIQTFNDEGRKTLGRIGNGENAENFLRRAFKTGFKNVNIDIIYNYPGETKEILKEDLHKAFALDIAGFSFYSLIVMDTSKIGRSVDKEEYAEKTLHQDAEFFLTILEESRKAGYDFLEITKLVKPGRDNYEYIRSGHLGGDIFPVGAGAGGFVNNTAVMNPLDKEKFADQISGFDKTSGMWISEDYRRIKRFSGQLQEGLLDLSFLTKEESDKIYDMLTGLEKEALIKKDEGSKNYKFTDKGFFWGNSLAAELGKSIF; encoded by the coding sequence ATGACTGCAGAAGATATTTTAAATTGTTCATTTAAAGACCGCAAAAAATCTCATCACGATACAGGAATGGGTTCCATGAAATATTCAAAAGGAATGAGGTCTTTGGAAAAAGCCCTTTCAGAACCCAATACACAAAACGGGAAAAAATCCATTTACATCCACGTACCCTATTGTAAAAAAATTTGCAACTTTTGCAGCATGAGGCGGACAATAAACCCGGTACCGGATGACTACGCCGCCCTTGTGATAAGGCAGATTGAAAATTACGGTAAGACGGAATATGTAAAAACCTCAAACATAAATTCGGTTTATTTCGGAGGCGGAACACCTACAACCCTGCCTGCAAAACAGCTTGCCGAAATACTTAAAGCTCTTCAAAAAAATTTTAACATAGCAAAAGATGCCGAAATTTCGATGGAGACTACTGTTTCTGAATTGGATGACGAAAAGCTTAAAATTCTTTTTGAAAACGGTTTAAACAGAATAAGTGCCGGTATTCAAACCTTTAATGATGAAGGGCGAAAAACATTGGGCAGAATCGGAAACGGCGAAAATGCGGAAAATTTTTTGAGACGAGCTTTTAAAACCGGCTTTAAAAATGTCAACATCGATATTATTTATAATTATCCCGGTGAAACAAAGGAAATATTAAAGGAGGACTTGCATAAGGCCTTTGCCTTAGATATTGCAGGTTTTTCTTTTTACTCTCTCATCGTAATGGATACTTCCAAGATAGGCCGCAGTGTCGATAAAGAAGAATATGCCGAAAAAACGCTTCATCAGGATGCAGAGTTCTTTTTGACCATTTTGGAAGAAAGCCGAAAAGCAGGTTACGATTTTTTAGAGATAACAAAACTTGTAAAACCCGGCAGAGACAACTACGAATATATCAGAAGCGGGCACCTAGGCGGCGATATTTTTCCTGTAGGAGCCGGAGCCGGAGGCTTCGTAAATAATACGGCCGTAATGAATCCCCTCGACAAAGAAAAATTTGCGGATCAAATTAGCGGCTTTGATAAAACTTCGGGTATGTGGATAAGCGAAGATTACCGCAGAATAAAAAGATTTTCAGGACAGCTTCAAGAAGGATTGTTGGATTTAAGTTTTTTGACAAAAGAAGAGTCGGATAAAATCTATGATATGCTTACCGGATTGGAAAAAGAGGCTTTGATCAAAAAAGATGAAGGCTCTAAAAATTATAAATTTACCGACAAGGGCTTTTTTTGGGGCAATAGTCTTGCAGCCGAACTTGGAAAAAGCATTTTTTAA
- the groL gene encoding chaperonin GroEL (60 kDa chaperone family; promotes refolding of misfolded polypeptides especially under stressful conditions; forms two stacked rings of heptamers to form a barrel-shaped 14mer; ends can be capped by GroES; misfolded proteins enter the barrel where they are refolded when GroES binds), whose translation MAKQLLFNEEARKSLLAGVEQISNAVKVTLGPKGRNVLIDKSFGAPTVTKDGVSVAREVELENKFENMGAQLLKEVATKTNDVAGDGTTTATVLAYSMVKEGLKAVAAGMTPLELKRGIDKAVAIAVEDIQKNSKEIKGSEEVAHVASVSANNDAEIGKIIADAIAKVGKDGVIDVGEAQTMETVTDYVEGMQFDRGYISSYFVTDRDRMETVFENPYILIYDKSISTMKDLLPLLEQVAQSGRPLLIIAEDVEGEALATLVVNSLRGALKTCAVKAPGFGDRRKEMLEDIAVLTGGQVVSEELGFKLEAAQISMLGQAKSIKIDKDNTMIIDGAGKSKDIKDRVTQIKAQLDATDSEYDSEKLRERLAKLSGGVAVIKIGAVTEVEMKEKKHRVEDALSATRAAIEEGIVAGGGLAMIQAISALEKADMSSLTEDEKVGFKIVKRALEEPIRQIAENAGLDGAVIAEKAKEKKGVGFDAAKMEWADMVKAGIIDPAKVTRSALQNAASIASLLLTTECAITDIPEKSAGPAMPSPDMGGMGMY comes from the coding sequence ATGGCTAAACAATTATTGTTTAATGAAGAGGCTCGAAAAAGCCTTCTCGCCGGTGTTGAACAAATTTCAAATGCAGTAAAAGTTACACTCGGCCCCAAGGGACGGAATGTTCTTATCGACAAGAGTTTCGGTGCCCCTACAGTTACAAAAGACGGTGTATCCGTAGCACGCGAAGTTGAACTTGAAAACAAATTTGAAAATATGGGTGCCCAGCTTTTAAAAGAAGTTGCAACAAAGACAAATGATGTTGCAGGAGACGGAACCACAACAGCAACTGTTCTTGCATACTCCATGGTAAAAGAAGGCTTAAAAGCCGTAGCAGCCGGAATGACTCCGCTTGAATTAAAACGCGGTATCGACAAGGCTGTAGCTATCGCCGTTGAAGATATTCAAAAAAATTCAAAAGAAATTAAGGGCTCGGAAGAAGTTGCCCATGTTGCCTCTGTTTCTGCAAACAATGATGCGGAAATCGGAAAAATCATTGCCGATGCCATCGCCAAGGTAGGAAAGGACGGCGTTATCGATGTAGGCGAAGCCCAGACAATGGAAACCGTTACAGACTATGTAGAAGGTATGCAGTTCGATAGGGGATATATTTCTTCTTACTTTGTAACCGACAGAGACAGAATGGAAACCGTTTTTGAAAATCCCTACATCCTCATCTACGATAAATCAATTTCAACAATGAAGGATCTTCTTCCCCTCTTGGAACAGGTAGCCCAATCAGGCCGCCCTCTTTTAATCATCGCAGAAGATGTTGAAGGCGAAGCTCTCGCAACCTTGGTTGTAAACAGCCTCAGAGGTGCATTAAAGACCTGTGCAGTTAAGGCCCCCGGTTTCGGCGACAGAAGAAAGGAAATGCTTGAAGACATAGCCGTTTTAACGGGCGGACAAGTTGTTTCGGAAGAATTGGGCTTTAAACTTGAAGCAGCTCAAATTTCAATGTTGGGTCAGGCAAAAAGTATAAAAATCGATAAAGACAACACTATGATTATCGACGGAGCCGGCAAATCCAAGGATATTAAAGACAGAGTTACCCAGATCAAGGCTCAGCTTGATGCAACCGATTCGGAATATGACAGTGAAAAGCTAAGAGAAAGATTGGCTAAGCTTTCAGGCGGCGTTGCCGTTATCAAGATCGGTGCCGTAACCGAAGTTGAAATGAAAGAGAAAAAGCACAGAGTTGAAGACGCTCTTTCGGCAACAAGAGCCGCTATCGAAGAAGGTATTGTTGCAGGAGGCGGTCTTGCAATGATTCAGGCTATCTCAGCCCTAGAAAAAGCCGATATGAGCTCTCTTACAGAGGACGAAAAAGTAGGCTTTAAGATTGTAAAACGAGCCCTCGAAGAACCTATCCGCCAAATTGCAGAAAATGCAGGTTTGGACGGAGCAGTTATTGCAGAAAAGGCTAAAGAAAAGAAGGGCGTAGGCTTCGATGCCGCTAAGATGGAATGGGCGGATATGGTAAAAGCCGGTATCATCGACCCTGCCAAAGTTACCCGTTCCGCATTGCAAAACGCAGCTTCAATCGCAAGTCTGTTACTGACAACCGAATGTGCAATTACGGACATCCCCGAAAAATCAGCCGGACCTGCAATGCCTTCACCCGACATGGGCGGCATGGGCATGTATTAA